One window from the genome of Candidatus Zixiibacteriota bacterium encodes:
- a CDS encoding M14 family zinc carboxypeptidase: MRKVILATGMAIGLLAWTPALSAELTAADRAFLEKKIIARWEFKDPGEIAIAYSRDIDILDHHPDPRAGVFRILVDAAQLASLRADGFDISVEIADWYDHYAKLYPQKTMGGFKTYAEAITVLDSVHAAFPSITTAKFSIGQSFEGREIWAIKVSDNPEVDEDEIEVLINGLHHAREPITVEVVLETLRRLTRDYGTDPLTTLLVDNREVFLIPVVNPDGYEYNRTIAPFGGGMWRKNRNNSNGSNIGVDLNRNYGHNWGYDNNGSSSNTGSEVYRGPSAFSEPETQAMRDFVNSRQFVFALNYHSYSDLYLWPWGYDFVYTPEHDFFQYIGDSLASFNGYTPQVGWELYRTNGDSDDWMYGDTDDHEKIYSFTPEVGGPSDNFWPSPVSIPGLINENQGPNFTIIGWEVADFDADTAFGDAPWTVNFTEDARNYPTGWHWDFGDGDTSDAPNPQHIYNAGQHTVTLTAASPTGGAMRTKTAFITALAESLVVNADSALPGAEVTWDININNHVPLSQITLPISISQIPAYATLDSITMAGTRTQLFLGSQTLFNNKLFGQMVIRLISSFDGSLPPLPPGSGPIARVHLTIKPGAVFGDSLVLSINTPLEGYAPSAKIDATDIGIFGDDGALTILTPPCECQCHTDPVCDGTTEVLDIVATVEIAFRNGAITPDPLLQCPWARSDVNCDGTVNVFDVVKLVDVAFRAADAGTTFCQSCGL, translated from the coding sequence ATGCGCAAGGTGATCCTCGCAACGGGGATGGCGATCGGGCTGTTGGCGTGGACGCCGGCGCTGAGCGCCGAATTGACGGCCGCCGACAGGGCGTTTCTCGAAAAGAAGATCATTGCCCGTTGGGAATTCAAAGACCCCGGCGAAATTGCCATCGCCTACAGCCGCGACATCGACATCCTCGATCACCACCCCGACCCGCGCGCGGGGGTGTTCCGGATTCTGGTCGACGCGGCCCAGTTGGCTTCGTTGCGGGCTGACGGCTTTGACATCAGCGTCGAAATCGCCGACTGGTACGATCATTACGCCAAGCTGTATCCGCAAAAGACGATGGGGGGATTCAAAACCTACGCCGAGGCGATAACGGTTTTGGATTCGGTCCACGCGGCCTTTCCGTCGATCACGACGGCCAAATTCTCCATCGGGCAGAGTTTTGAAGGGCGCGAGATCTGGGCGATCAAGGTCTCCGACAATCCCGAAGTCGACGAAGACGAAATCGAAGTGCTGATCAACGGCTTGCACCACGCGCGCGAACCGATCACGGTGGAAGTCGTGCTCGAGACTCTGCGCCGACTCACACGCGACTACGGCACCGATCCCTTGACCACCCTCCTGGTCGACAACCGCGAAGTCTTCTTAATCCCGGTGGTCAATCCCGACGGGTACGAATACAACCGTACCATTGCGCCGTTCGGCGGCGGCATGTGGCGCAAAAACCGCAACAACTCGAATGGGTCGAACATCGGTGTCGATCTGAACCGCAACTACGGACACAACTGGGGGTACGACAACAACGGCTCCTCGTCGAACACCGGCAGCGAGGTCTATCGCGGCCCCTCGGCCTTCAGCGAGCCGGAGACGCAGGCGATGCGCGATTTCGTCAACAGCCGTCAATTCGTTTTCGCGCTCAACTACCATTCGTATTCCGACCTGTATCTCTGGCCGTGGGGGTATGATTTTGTCTATACGCCGGAGCATGATTTCTTCCAGTACATCGGCGACTCGCTGGCGAGCTTCAATGGGTACACGCCGCAGGTGGGTTGGGAACTGTATCGCACCAATGGCGACTCCGACGACTGGATGTATGGCGACACCGACGATCACGAAAAAATCTATTCGTTCACGCCGGAGGTCGGCGGCCCATCGGACAACTTCTGGCCGTCGCCGGTCTCGATACCGGGATTGATCAATGAGAACCAGGGGCCGAACTTCACGATCATTGGCTGGGAAGTGGCCGATTTTGACGCCGACACGGCCTTCGGCGATGCACCATGGACCGTAAACTTCACCGAAGATGCGCGCAACTACCCGACCGGCTGGCACTGGGACTTCGGCGACGGCGACACATCCGACGCGCCCAATCCCCAGCACATTTATAACGCCGGACAGCACACGGTCACGCTCACTGCGGCCTCGCCGACCGGCGGCGCGATGCGCACCAAGACTGCATTCATCACTGCGTTGGCCGAATCATTGGTGGTGAATGCCGACAGCGCCCTGCCCGGGGCGGAGGTGACATGGGATATCAACATCAACAATCACGTGCCCCTCTCGCAGATTACGCTGCCGATCTCGATCTCGCAGATTCCGGCCTATGCCACGCTTGATTCGATCACGATGGCGGGCACGCGGACACAGTTGTTCCTCGGATCACAGACGCTGTTCAATAACAAGCTCTTCGGCCAGATGGTGATCCGATTAATCTCCAGCTTCGACGGCAGCTTGCCGCCGTTGCCGCCGGGATCGGGTCCGATCGCGCGTGTCCATCTGACAATCAAGCCGGGCGCCGTCTTTGGCGATTCGCTCGTCTTAAGCATCAACACGCCGCTGGAGGGGTATGCGCCGTCGGCCAAAATCGACGCGACCGACATCGGCATCTTCGGCGACGATGGCGCGCTGACCATCCTGACGCCGCCGTGCGAGTGCCAGTGCCACACCGATCCGGTCTGCGACGGCACCACCGAAGTCCTCGACATCGTCGCGACCGTCGAGATCGCCTTCCGCAACGGCGCGATCACGCCCGACCCGCTTTTGCAATGCCCCTGGGCGCGCTCAGACGTCAATTGCGACGGCACGGTCAATGTCTTCGACGTCGTCAAGCTCGTCGACGTCGCCTTCCGCGCGGCGGACGCGGGGACTACATTTTGTCAGTCGTGCGGGTTGTAG
- a CDS encoding PKD domain-containing protein translates to MTSKKSVLRTGLGLCVLVAIAVIAIGAMGEEQIASVSARASSKPVLVTVAPAGQTAAVPDPVPAIPECGWRSPEEWLSIYQEGIAKGEVPDPAVKGIPKVGPRVEFGRMPGTPLTYDDVFVYEDTDDILRSDYTDPQLTALMVNSANALMAEHGDQWDYICFWLLQVPSHQFGAAFYQGIENNVSGIGSSLYQERAGFGLAGNNVEGFVMMWNQYDWAPGTGMFGNFTRLVLAQEFEHRFGMFLSPIVGGRDLQGDDASCGRSAHWSFRVDGQGSGMEIANWSGSSPATRIAPTLSFNTDIPDGVWSYCDLYLMGYVSPAEMDAGNSELRFMETGCVSPYNGAIFDFGSAEIIAANGPRIPSSETAQKHFKAAWIMFHAPGDPPIPGELDWALGIMTQQELDWVNSTLGRGTLDNSIARGNFEADVQQGQAPLDVSYTYDAPFTTTGWKWYFGDGDSADVENPVHAYDPGVYDVELRAFTNDGQRYTIKRDFITVWADTVDGPNFSAPQDTGKLVWEVIATNALPLEAITIPVSLTNVPAIATFDSLKTHGCRTEYFEQQVAVFNNGFFGQRAVKLTADFGGGSPPLEPGTGPIAKIYMTIKAAAEPGDTVGLSFDPLEGFALTAEARTATYNPVWDGGRLYLSGGPCACDCFGDPQCDGITNVFDVVAAVDVAFRNGAPIPDPNPLCPRATTDVTCDNVTNVFDVVALVDVAFRNGNPATVFCTVCL, encoded by the coding sequence ATGACATCGAAGAAGAGTGTTCTCCGCACCGGCCTTGGTCTGTGCGTCTTGGTCGCGATCGCCGTGATTGCGATCGGGGCCATGGGGGAGGAGCAGATCGCATCCGTATCCGCTCGCGCATCCTCGAAGCCCGTCCTTGTCACGGTCGCCCCCGCCGGTCAGACGGCGGCTGTGCCCGACCCGGTGCCGGCCATTCCCGAATGCGGCTGGCGCAGCCCCGAGGAGTGGCTGAGCATCTATCAGGAGGGGATCGCCAAGGGCGAAGTCCCCGATCCGGCGGTCAAGGGCATTCCCAAAGTTGGGCCCCGGGTCGAGTTCGGACGAATGCCGGGCACGCCGCTCACCTACGACGACGTGTTCGTCTACGAGGACACCGACGACATCCTGCGCAGCGACTACACCGATCCGCAACTGACCGCGCTGATGGTCAACTCCGCCAATGCGCTGATGGCCGAGCACGGCGATCAGTGGGATTACATCTGCTTTTGGCTGCTGCAGGTTCCGAGCCACCAGTTTGGCGCGGCATTTTATCAGGGGATCGAAAACAACGTCAGCGGCATCGGCAGCTCGCTCTACCAGGAGCGCGCCGGCTTCGGCCTGGCCGGGAATAACGTCGAGGGGTTCGTCATGATGTGGAATCAATACGACTGGGCGCCCGGAACCGGCATGTTCGGCAACTTCACGCGGCTGGTGCTGGCGCAGGAATTCGAGCACCGTTTTGGGATGTTTCTCAGTCCGATTGTCGGCGGACGCGACCTGCAGGGCGACGATGCCTCCTGCGGACGCTCGGCGCACTGGAGTTTCCGCGTCGATGGCCAGGGGTCGGGTATGGAAATCGCCAACTGGTCGGGATCGTCGCCGGCGACGCGCATCGCCCCGACGCTCAGTTTCAATACCGACATTCCCGACGGTGTCTGGAGCTACTGCGACTTGTACCTGATGGGGTATGTCTCACCGGCCGAGATGGACGCCGGGAATTCCGAGTTGCGTTTCATGGAAACCGGGTGCGTCTCCCCCTACAACGGCGCCATCTTCGATTTCGGATCGGCGGAAATAATCGCGGCCAACGGCCCGCGCATTCCCAGCTCGGAGACGGCGCAAAAGCACTTCAAAGCGGCGTGGATCATGTTCCACGCCCCGGGCGATCCGCCGATACCGGGCGAGCTGGACTGGGCGCTGGGCATCATGACCCAGCAGGAGCTCGACTGGGTCAACAGCACGCTCGGACGCGGCACGCTCGACAATTCGATCGCGCGCGGCAACTTCGAAGCCGACGTGCAGCAGGGCCAGGCGCCGTTGGACGTCAGCTACACCTATGACGCCCCGTTTACGACGACCGGATGGAAGTGGTACTTCGGCGACGGCGACTCCGCCGACGTCGAAAACCCCGTGCACGCCTACGATCCCGGAGTCTACGATGTCGAGCTGCGCGCCTTCACCAACGACGGGCAGCGCTACACGATCAAACGCGACTTTATCACGGTGTGGGCCGACACGGTTGATGGCCCCAATTTCTCCGCGCCGCAGGACACCGGCAAACTGGTCTGGGAAGTCATCGCGACCAACGCGCTGCCGCTGGAGGCGATCACGATTCCGGTCTCGCTGACCAATGTGCCCGCCATTGCCACCTTCGATTCACTGAAAACCCACGGCTGCCGCACGGAGTATTTCGAGCAGCAAGTCGCGGTGTTCAACAATGGCTTCTTCGGGCAGCGGGCGGTTAAACTGACCGCCGATTTCGGGGGCGGGTCGCCGCCGCTGGAGCCGGGCACCGGGCCGATCGCCAAAATCTACATGACCATCAAGGCCGCCGCCGAGCCCGGCGACACCGTCGGCTTGTCGTTCGACCCGCTGGAGGGATTCGCGCTGACGGCGGAGGCGCGGACCGCGACTTACAATCCCGTCTGGGACGGCGGGCGGCTGTATCTGTCGGGCGGGCCCTGTGCGTGCGATTGCTTCGGCGATCCCCAGTGCGATGGCATCACCAATGTATTCGACGTCGTGGCGGCGGTCGATGTCGCCTTCCGCAACGGCGCACCGATTCCCGATCCGAACCCGCTGTGTCCGCGCGCCACGACCGATGTCACCTGCGACAATGTGACCAATGTCTTCGACGTCGTCGCCTTAGTCGACGTCGCCTTCCGCAACGGCAACCCGGCGACGGTGTTTTGCACGGTGTGTCTTTGA
- a CDS encoding DUF262 domain-containing protein, with translation MKVLSDHRELDKIYKRRDRYEIPDWQRQEVWGTSKKQRLIDTILRGWKLPKFYFQKVSDEPAYHVVDGQQRLTAIFEFIDNELELADESAKRFGGRLYRDLPDVYVDAIDDFKIDFDEIEDATDEEVKEYFQRLQGGLQLTGSEKLNSVHSKLREFIVKALKHPIFGRIGASNRRYGHFDILAKVTAVEIDGLEVGLRYDDLLAVFEGQSGFSTKSNIAGRIRRALDFADSGFGDRASSLRNRTVVQSLLTLVCRLIQSPGIVGREKDVANFYLTFLDDVAKQVQLGQRATDTLTLEFQRTITANVRSGAKVRQQILLRKLLTHDPTFIDDLDPTAVAEAGLKGAVNQLASEIVDSVARINELYASKHGENLFQPTNRTAKAQEVIRTPIHDLASYDNFVKHLYFLVWESTGTRQDESRPPVFADIRDLRTDLDHDVEHGKPSKIRGKKKKIASAFEKYSGASSPLGIDPERFIVVQSNILSALCNALNALPV, from the coding sequence ATGAAAGTGTTATCGGATCATAGGGAGCTCGATAAGATTTACAAGCGCAGGGACCGCTACGAGATTCCCGATTGGCAAAGGCAAGAAGTATGGGGCACTTCAAAGAAGCAGCGCCTGATTGATACGATCTTGCGGGGTTGGAAGCTACCCAAGTTCTATTTTCAGAAAGTTTCCGACGAACCGGCATATCATGTCGTGGATGGGCAGCAGCGCTTGACGGCCATTTTCGAGTTTATTGACAATGAGCTTGAGCTTGCAGATGAGAGCGCGAAAAGATTCGGCGGACGACTCTATCGCGATCTCCCGGATGTTTATGTAGACGCGATCGATGATTTTAAGATCGACTTTGACGAAATAGAGGATGCAACAGACGAGGAAGTGAAGGAATACTTTCAGCGTCTGCAAGGCGGACTACAATTGACCGGGAGCGAGAAGCTTAATTCCGTCCACAGCAAGCTGAGGGAGTTTATCGTCAAAGCATTGAAACATCCTATCTTTGGAAGGATAGGGGCCTCCAACAGGCGGTATGGGCACTTCGACATTCTCGCGAAGGTCACAGCTGTGGAGATTGACGGACTCGAGGTCGGACTGAGATATGACGATCTTCTCGCCGTGTTCGAAGGCCAATCCGGATTCTCCACAAAATCTAATATAGCGGGACGCATCCGACGAGCACTGGATTTCGCGGACAGCGGATTCGGCGACAGGGCTTCATCGTTACGTAACAGAACCGTAGTTCAATCACTGTTGACTCTTGTCTGTAGGTTGATTCAATCGCCAGGGATAGTAGGCCGCGAAAAGGATGTTGCCAACTTCTACCTTACATTCCTTGACGACGTCGCCAAGCAAGTGCAGCTAGGGCAACGCGCAACAGACACACTGACGCTTGAGTTTCAGCGTACGATTACTGCAAACGTGAGATCCGGCGCGAAAGTCCGTCAGCAGATACTGCTCAGAAAACTTCTTACGCATGATCCCACTTTTATTGACGATCTTGATCCGACCGCTGTCGCAGAAGCTGGACTTAAAGGCGCAGTAAATCAGCTTGCATCGGAGATTGTGGATAGTGTGGCGAGGATCAACGAGCTGTACGCATCAAAGCACGGCGAAAACCTATTCCAGCCCACGAACCGTACTGCGAAGGCGCAGGAAGTGATTCGGACCCCTATTCATGATCTCGCGTCCTATGACAACTTCGTTAAGCATCTCTATTTCTTGGTCTGGGAGAGCACCGGTACGCGACAGGATGAAAGCAGGCCGCCAGTCTTTGCCGACATACGGGATCTCAGGACGGATCTGGATCACGATGTTGAGCATGGGAAGCCATCCAAGATCAGAGGCAAAAAGAAGAAGATTGCATCTGCATTTGAAAAGTATTCCGGAGCGAGTTCGCCTCTCGGAATTGATCCGGAGCGATTCATCGTCGTGCAGTCTAACATCTTGTCCGCCCTCTGTAATGCTCTAAACGCGCTGCCTGTGTAA
- a CDS encoding M6 family metalloprotease domain-containing protein, whose translation MRTDVRLALTLVGVLMFAQAAVAASGGALILHLPESERQKYADRLPPEPTADEMQKIAAYQFDADTLKVLAILVEWENKPATYFLPGTFDSLMFSRGVFPGGSVADYYAEVSYDQMIIAGDVSGWWNDGTYPNNPGVMFGRFEDLLESLDPFIDYSQYDGDNDGNVDAVVFVRAGTGQEDTHDPTEVWSFAAVYAPGDGPGPFDGKRVSRWNTSPEMMPLRDPLNPTQFTGERTLNGIRVYCHELGHNIGLPDLYDPNNRLDVVNCWTPNDANDHPVVDWDIMAYYGYGILAIGAAKVPTHFSGWSKKQLGWLDPIIIEHSPASIVLNNIQTESDSALYLVPIDMADDEYFLLEYRNPESGAPYDRFDSDFSCMLWPDLAFGNDPLDRGLLIMHIHQGPFGDWFSNTGNPFYVVQVEDAGYNPSMDHTSNPEGHVTDSAQWWYPYETRRGALFSDDVPGQELFGPGTFPGSDGHSGASGISVQVDSIVGTRLYATVTNPLYADDDGDGVINSADNCPDVFNPGQEDSDFDGLGDACDCDCPCHTDPACDGTTNVFDVVAAVDVAFRSGTPVFDVNCPNEQTDADCSGVTNVFDVVKFVDVAFRAADPASAFCDPCDSL comes from the coding sequence ATGAGAACCGACGTGCGACTGGCTTTGACCCTTGTGGGTGTCCTGATGTTCGCTCAAGCTGCAGTCGCCGCATCCGGCGGCGCGCTGATTCTCCATCTGCCGGAGTCGGAACGTCAAAAGTACGCCGACCGTCTGCCGCCGGAACCGACCGCCGACGAGATGCAGAAGATCGCCGCGTACCAATTCGATGCCGATACGCTCAAAGTGCTGGCGATTCTGGTGGAGTGGGAGAACAAGCCCGCGACGTATTTTCTGCCGGGCACATTCGACAGTCTCATGTTCTCGCGCGGCGTGTTTCCCGGCGGTTCGGTCGCCGATTACTATGCCGAAGTGTCGTACGACCAGATGATCATCGCGGGCGATGTCTCGGGGTGGTGGAACGACGGCACCTATCCGAACAATCCCGGCGTCATGTTTGGACGGTTTGAGGACTTGTTGGAATCGCTGGACCCGTTTATCGATTATTCGCAATACGACGGCGACAATGACGGCAATGTCGATGCGGTCGTGTTTGTTCGCGCGGGCACCGGCCAGGAGGACACGCACGATCCCACCGAAGTCTGGTCGTTCGCCGCGGTGTACGCTCCCGGCGACGGCCCCGGGCCGTTCGATGGCAAGCGCGTCTCGCGCTGGAATACTTCGCCGGAGATGATGCCGCTGCGCGATCCGCTGAATCCGACCCAATTCACCGGCGAGCGGACGCTCAACGGCATCCGCGTCTACTGCCATGAGCTGGGCCACAACATCGGCCTGCCCGATCTCTACGACCCGAACAACCGTCTCGATGTCGTCAACTGCTGGACTCCGAATGATGCCAACGATCACCCGGTCGTCGACTGGGACATCATGGCATACTATGGTTACGGTATTCTGGCGATCGGCGCGGCCAAAGTGCCGACGCACTTCTCCGGCTGGAGCAAGAAGCAGCTCGGCTGGCTCGATCCGATCATCATCGAGCATTCACCCGCGAGCATCGTGCTCAACAACATCCAGACCGAAAGCGACAGCGCGCTGTATCTGGTGCCGATCGACATGGCCGATGACGAGTATTTCCTGCTGGAGTACCGCAATCCCGAATCGGGCGCGCCGTATGATCGTTTCGATTCAGACTTTTCCTGCATGCTGTGGCCCGACCTGGCATTCGGCAATGATCCGCTCGATCGCGGCCTGCTCATCATGCACATCCACCAGGGACCGTTCGGCGACTGGTTCTCGAATACCGGAAACCCGTTCTATGTCGTGCAGGTCGAAGACGCCGGTTACAATCCATCGATGGACCACACCAGCAATCCCGAAGGGCATGTCACCGACAGCGCGCAGTGGTGGTATCCGTATGAGACACGCCGCGGCGCCCTGTTTTCCGATGATGTCCCCGGGCAGGAACTGTTTGGGCCGGGCACATTCCCCGGCAGCGACGGCCACTCAGGGGCGTCGGGCATCTCGGTGCAGGTCGATTCCATTGTCGGCACGCGACTGTACGCCACGGTGACCAACCCGCTGTATGCCGATGACGACGGCGATGGCGTCATCAACAGCGCCGACAACTGTCCGGATGTGTTCAATCCGGGCCAGGAGGACTCGGACTTCGACGGGTTGGGCGACGCCTGCGACTGCGACTGCCCGTGCCATACGGACCCTGCCTGCGACGGCACCACCAACGTGTTTGATGTTGTGGCGGCGGTCGATGTCGCGTTCCGCAGCGGCACGCCCGTGTTTGATGTGAACTGTCCCAACGAGCAGACCGACGCCGACTGCAGCGGCGTGACCAACGTCTTCGACGTCGTCAAGTTCGTCGACGTCGCCTTCCGCGCGGCCGATCCGGCGTCCGCGTTTTGTGATCCGTGCGATAGTCTTTAG